In Ptychodera flava strain L36383 chromosome 21, AS_Pfla_20210202, whole genome shotgun sequence, a genomic segment contains:
- the LOC139121140 gene encoding leucine-rich repeat-containing protein 28-like isoform X2 translates to MFSLAQDTNHRRVTMLAEDHEFSMVEDILEEAAKYGHTILYLNYKGLKSLPLELLQPPIADTVERLYLKRNLLKSLPSNIGQLTRLVELYVHSNSLEQLPDEISNMVCLESLDVSCNNLQCITPKIGDVPTLKKLHLSNNDLVRIPPEIGKLKQLVNLEIINNKLMSIPNEICQCQSLKSLTLDRNKLRELPRHLMEMHNLQEISVTGNKLTHLPADLGMMPSLKSIYVDNNPALFAVPFSLWSKEIGTNSCGTADIHRTAGETRLLVEVDGYSALLPPEIKKFSILQDPTKHKVQCLLELCLRAVHYYSNSQAALLRVEESDLPQYLLDLVLTPTAHCLAPSACEKPIFTSAYARLLKLAWAQPWQNQPGSIPFLGLCCSRECLELFTRFPVPV, encoded by the exons ATGTTCTCCTTGGCCCAAGATACAAACCACCGGCGTGTGACTATGCTGGCAGAAGATCATGAGTTCAGCATGGTGGAAGACATCCTAGAGGAGGCGGCCAAGTACGGCCACACCATACTGTATCTGAATTACAAAGGCTTAAAGAGTTTACCCCTAGAGCTTCTCCAGCCACCAATAGCAGACACAGTTGAACGGCTATACCTTAAGAGGAACCTGCTAAAATCCTTG CCATCCAATATAGGACAGCTAACAAGACTTGTTGAATT ATATGTCCATTCAAATTCACTGGAGCAGCTACCAGATG AAATCTCCAACATGGTGTGTTTGGAGTCCCTCGACGTCAGCTGTAATAATCTTCAGTGCATAACACCAAAAATAGGAGACGTGCCGACCTTGAAGAAATTGCACTTGTCAAACAATGACCTTGTAAGGATACCGCCAG AAATTGGTAAACTGAAACAGCTGGTTAATCTTGAGATCATCAACAACAAGCTGATGTCAATTCCGAATGAAATCTGCCAATGTCAATCTCTCAAATCACTCACATTGGACAGAAATAAACTCAGGGAATTGCCGAGACACCTCATGGAAATGCATAACTTGCAAGAGATCTCTGTCACCGGCAACAAACTGACCCATCTTCCAGCTG ATCTTGGCATGATGCCATCTCTGAAGTCCATCTATGTTGACAACAATCCTGCATTGTTTGCCGTGCCTTTTAGTCTGTGGAGTAAAGAGATTGGAACAAATAG CTGTGGCACTGCAGACATCCACCGAACAGCTGGTGAAACAAGGCTCCTTGTTGAGGTTGATGGATATAGTGCATTGCTACCACCAGAAATCAAGAAGTTCTCTATCCTTCAAGATCCCACCAAGCATAAGGTCCAGTGCCTTCTAGAACTTTGTCTCAGAGCTGTACACTACTACAGTAATTCACAAGCTG CTTTGCTGAGAGTCGAAGAATCAGACCTACCTCAGTACTTACTGGATCTTGTCCTCACACCGACTGCCCACTGTCTTGCCCCCAGCGCCTGTGAGAAACCAATATTCACCTCTGCATATGCCAGGCTGCTGAAACTTGCCTGGGCACAGCCGTGGCAGAACCAGCCCGGGTCAATACCATTCCTGGGTCTCTGCTGCTCAAGAGAATGTCTTGAACTATTTACAAGGTTTCCTGTGCCAGTGTAG
- the LOC139121140 gene encoding leucine-rich repeat-containing protein 28-like isoform X1: MTSALGESSVNESAPSIDSNVFMFSLAQDTNHRRVTMLAEDHEFSMVEDILEEAAKYGHTILYLNYKGLKSLPLELLQPPIADTVERLYLKRNLLKSLPSNIGQLTRLVELYVHSNSLEQLPDEISNMVCLESLDVSCNNLQCITPKIGDVPTLKKLHLSNNDLVRIPPEIGKLKQLVNLEIINNKLMSIPNEICQCQSLKSLTLDRNKLRELPRHLMEMHNLQEISVTGNKLTHLPADLGMMPSLKSIYVDNNPALFAVPFSLWSKEIGTNSCGTADIHRTAGETRLLVEVDGYSALLPPEIKKFSILQDPTKHKVQCLLELCLRAVHYYSNSQAALLRVEESDLPQYLLDLVLTPTAHCLAPSACEKPIFTSAYARLLKLAWAQPWQNQPGSIPFLGLCCSRECLELFTRFPVPV; this comes from the exons ATGACTAGTGCTTTGG GTGAATCGTCAGTCAATGAGAGTGCTCCCTCTATTGACAGTAATGTGTTCATGTTCTCCTTGGCCCAAGATACAAACCACCGGCGTGTGACTATGCTGGCAGAAGATCATGAGTTCAGCATGGTGGAAGACATCCTAGAGGAGGCGGCCAAGTACGGCCACACCATACTGTATCTGAATTACAAAGGCTTAAAGAGTTTACCCCTAGAGCTTCTCCAGCCACCAATAGCAGACACAGTTGAACGGCTATACCTTAAGAGGAACCTGCTAAAATCCTTG CCATCCAATATAGGACAGCTAACAAGACTTGTTGAATT ATATGTCCATTCAAATTCACTGGAGCAGCTACCAGATG AAATCTCCAACATGGTGTGTTTGGAGTCCCTCGACGTCAGCTGTAATAATCTTCAGTGCATAACACCAAAAATAGGAGACGTGCCGACCTTGAAGAAATTGCACTTGTCAAACAATGACCTTGTAAGGATACCGCCAG AAATTGGTAAACTGAAACAGCTGGTTAATCTTGAGATCATCAACAACAAGCTGATGTCAATTCCGAATGAAATCTGCCAATGTCAATCTCTCAAATCACTCACATTGGACAGAAATAAACTCAGGGAATTGCCGAGACACCTCATGGAAATGCATAACTTGCAAGAGATCTCTGTCACCGGCAACAAACTGACCCATCTTCCAGCTG ATCTTGGCATGATGCCATCTCTGAAGTCCATCTATGTTGACAACAATCCTGCATTGTTTGCCGTGCCTTTTAGTCTGTGGAGTAAAGAGATTGGAACAAATAG CTGTGGCACTGCAGACATCCACCGAACAGCTGGTGAAACAAGGCTCCTTGTTGAGGTTGATGGATATAGTGCATTGCTACCACCAGAAATCAAGAAGTTCTCTATCCTTCAAGATCCCACCAAGCATAAGGTCCAGTGCCTTCTAGAACTTTGTCTCAGAGCTGTACACTACTACAGTAATTCACAAGCTG CTTTGCTGAGAGTCGAAGAATCAGACCTACCTCAGTACTTACTGGATCTTGTCCTCACACCGACTGCCCACTGTCTTGCCCCCAGCGCCTGTGAGAAACCAATATTCACCTCTGCATATGCCAGGCTGCTGAAACTTGCCTGGGCACAGCCGTGGCAGAACCAGCCCGGGTCAATACCATTCCTGGGTCTCTGCTGCTCAAGAGAATGTCTTGAACTATTTACAAGGTTTCCTGTGCCAGTGTAG